The sequence below is a genomic window from Sphingomonas crusticola.
CGTTGAGCATCTGGCTCGACGGCATGGGCTGCTGGCCGACCTGACCCGCGGAGATTTGCGTATTTTGCGCCTGCAATGCCGCCGTGACATCGCTTGGCATCAGCTGGAAGCTGGAAAGCTTGTAGGGATCGAGCCAGATCCGCATCGCATATTGCGTGCCGAAGACGTTGACGTCGCCCACCCCGGGGACGCGGCCGATCGCATCCTGCAGGTTGGAGACGAGATAGTCGCTGACGTCGATATTGGTCGATTTGTCGGTCTGATCGTAAACCGAAATCACCATCAGGAAGTCGGCGTTGGATTTGGTGACGACCAGGCCCTGCTGCTGCACCTGCTGCGGCAGCCGCGGCAGCGCCTGCTGCACCTTGTTCTGGACCTGAACCTGCGCGATGTCGGGATCGACGCCTTTGTCGAACGTGACGTTGACCGTCACCTGGCCGGCGGCATTCGACGTCGACTGGAAATACAGCATGCCGTCGATGCCCGTGAGCTGCTGCTCGATCACCTGCGTGACGGACGATTCCAGCGTCGATGCGGACGCGCCCGGATAGTTGGCGCGGATATTGACCTGCGGCGGCGCGATGTCGGGATATTGCTCGACCGGCAGCGTCAGAATGCCGCCGATCCCGAGCAGCATGATGATGATCGCGACCACCCAGGCGAAGATCGGGCGATCGATGAAGATTCTGCTCAGCATCGGATCAGCCGCCGCTGCTGCTGGAATCGCTCCTGGCACCCTTGTTTCCGCCGGGCGGCGGCAGCGGCTTGGATCCGGCCGGCACCGGCCTTATCGGCTTGCCGGGTTTGACCTTGCTCAATCCCTCGACGATCACGCGGTCGCCCGGCTTCAGGCCGGACGTGACCAGCCAGTTCGCGCCGACCGTCTGCGCGGTCTCTACGTTGCGGGTGACCGCCTTGTTGCCTGGGCCGACCAGCATCACCGTGGCCTTGCCCTGCGGATTGCGGGTGATGCCGGCCTGGGGCACGAGAATGCCCTGTCTGGTGGTCGCCTGGCTGAAGGTTGCGCGCACATACATGCCCGGCAATAATAGGCCCTGCGGGTTGGGGAAGCGCGCGCGTAGCGTCACCGCCCCGGTCGAGGGATCGACCATTTCTTCCGCGAACTGGACCCTGCCGGCATAGGGATAGGCGCTGCCATCCTCGAGCTTGAGGTGGACGACTGCGGAAGAGGCGACCGTCCCGCCCGAGGCGAGCGATTGGCGCAAGGCGATCAGGTCGGCGCTCGATTGCTGGATATCGACGTAGATCGGGTCGAGCCGCTGGATCGTCGTCAGCGGATCGGTTTGCGCGGCGGTGACGAGCGCCCCGGTGGTGAACAGCGAACGGCCGATCCGCCCCGTAATCGGTGCGGGCACCCTGGTGAAGCGCAGGTTGATGCGCGCCGTCTCGAGCGCGGCGGCGTTCTGGGCGACCGCAGCGGCGGCCTGGCGCGAGGTGGCGACGGCATCGGTATAATCCTGCTGTGCCACCGCCTGCATCGCCGCCAGCGGTTTGTAGCGCGCGGCCCGGGCGGCCGCGGCCTCGCGGCTCGCTTCGGCCGAGCGGAGGTTGGCCTGCGCCTGGTTGGCGGCGGCGCGATAAAGGCTCGGGTCGATCTGGTAGAGCGTCTGCCCCTGGTGGACGATCGCGCCCTCGGTGAACAGCCGCGCCTGGACGACGCCCGATACCTGCGGCCGCACTTCGGAGGTTTCAAAAGCAGCGGTACGCCCGGGCAATTCGATCATCAGCGGAACCGACTGGGCCTTCACCTCGATATAGCCTGCCTCCGGCGTCGGCGGGGGCGGGGGCTTCTTCTCGGCGCATCCGGCAACACAGAGCGCGGCCACGATCACCAGGCCCGCGGCTGCGCTTGCGCCGCGACGGCGCGCGGCCGCCGCCGTCGTGACGAGGCATGGGAAAGGCGGCAAAGGCTTGGACGCGCGGCTGATCAAGATGGTTGTAAGTCCTGGCGGGCATCAACGCTGGGGGAGGGCTGAAAGCCACTGCGCATGCCCGTAGCGAATGCGGCTCGGCTTCGCCAGCGCTTCCGCGCGGATTTCCAATATCTTGCACCGATGAGCAGAGAGGAGGCGGCAGACTGATCCATTCAGCACGATGTCGACTTTCTATCGCCTTGCGCGGCGGCTAAGGCTGGCCCGGTAGACGGGGGACAAAAGGTGGCGGGGAATGTGGATGCCCTCCATGCCGAGCCGGCGGAGACGCTGGCCGAGCTGATCGCGGCGCATGATTGGGCCGCAACCGCTCTCGGCGCGCCTGGGCAATGGCCAGGCCCGCTGCGCGATGCGGTCGCCCTGATGCTCGCGTCGCCCCTGCCGATGGTCCTGTTCTGGGGGCCGGAGCTCACCGCCATCTATAACGACGCTTATGCGCTTGCGATCGGCGATCGCCATCCCGCGTCGCTTGGCCGCGCGGCGGCGGACAAATGGGCGCACGTGTGGGACAGGATCGGACCGGTCCTCGCCTCGGTGCGCGACACTGGCCGGCCGGTGATGACGCGCGACGCCCTTTTCCCCACCCGTCGGGACGGCGTGATGCGTGAAGCCTTGCTCGATATCGCTTATTCGGCGGTTCGCGATGCCGACAATTCGCCGGGCGGCGTGCTGTGCATAGTCTATGAGATGACCGATCGTGCCCGGGCGGTGGACGCCGCCAATGCCGAACGCGAGCGGCTGGCGCAGATGTTCGAGCAGGCACCGAGCTTCATGGCGCTGCTGCGCGAGCCTGGGCATGTCTACGAATTCGCGAACCACGCTTACCAGGAACTCGTCCATCATCGCGCGATCATCGGCCAATCGGTCGCTACCGCCTTGCCCGAAGTCGTCGCGCAAGGCTTTATCGCGATCCTCGATCAGGTCGCCGATACCCGGCAGCCTTATACCGGGCGTAGCGTACCGGTCACGCTCCACCCGACACCCGGCGTGGAGGACCGCCGGGTCGTCGACCTCATCTTCCAGCCGGTTGTCGCCGCGGACGGCGCGCTCACCGGGATCTTCGTGGAGGGGAGCGACGTCACCGAACGGGCGCGGGTCGAGACGCAGCTGGCGTTGAGCGAAAGCACGCTCGGGCTGGCCGTCGAAATGGGAGAGATCGGGACCTGGGACCTGGATCTGCTCACCGACACGCTCTTGTGGTCCGACCGGACCAAGGCGATGTTCGGAATCTCGCCGGGCGTTCCTTGCACGATGGCGGACTTCCATGACGGGCTCCATCCCGAAGACCGCGAGGCGACTTTGGCCGCCTTTGCCGCCGCGCTCGATCCCGAACGGCGCGCCGCGTACGATGTCGAATATCGCACGATCGGGAAGGAAGACGGGGTCATCCGTTGGGTCGCGGCCAAGGGACGCGGGTTGTTCGAGGATGGCGAGGGGCGGTGCGTGCGTGCGGTCGGAACCGTGCTCGACATCACCGGTCGGAAGACGGTGCAGGAAGAGTTGCGCGAGAGCGAGGCGCGCTTCCGCACGCTTGCGGACAGCGCGCCGGCTTTGATCTGGATGTGCGATGACAAAGGTGCGCTTGTCTTCGCCAACCGCTGGCACGAGGAGACGTTCGGGCGCCCCACCGCCGAACTCATGGACGGCGGCTGGCAGTCCATCATCCATCCGCACGACCAGGCGGGGTTTATCGCCGACTTCGACCAGGCTTTCCTGAGCAGGGCGCCCTTCAGCCGCGACGTCCGCGTGATCGATCGCCATGGTGTCACGCGCTGGCTGCATAGCGAGGCGCGGCCGCGCAAAGTCGATGGCGTTTTCGTCGGCTATGTCGGCTGCGATGTCGACATCACCGAAGTCCATCTCGCGTCGGAGATATTGGAAAAGGGCATCGCCGAGCGCACCCAGGAGCTTGCTGCCACCAATCGCCAGCTTTCCGCGCAGATCGAGGAGCGTGAGCGGGTCGAGGCGACTTTGCGCCAGATGCAGCGGCTGGAGGCGATCGGCCAGCTAACCTCGGGCGTCGCGCACGATTTCAACAATCTCCTCACGGTCGTGCTCGGCAATGTCGATCTCGTCGCGCGCGCCGCGGCCGATGCCAAGCTGGACGAACGCACCCGCCAGCGGCTCGGCTACATGCGCACCGCCGCCGAGCGTGGCGCTACGCTCACCGCGCAATTGCTGGCATTCTCGCGCCGCCAGCGGCTGGAGGCGCGGCCGATCGACCTGAACGACACCGTCGCCGGCATGCGCGATCTGCTGCAAAGTTCGATGGGCGGTGCGGTCCGGCTCGACACGCGGCTGCGGCCCGATCTGTGGCCGGCTCTGGTCGACCCCACCCAGATCGAGCTCATCATCCTCAACCTCGCCATCAATGCGCGCGATGCGATGGAGGTCGGCGGGTCGCTGACGGTATCGACCGACAATATCACGCTCGGCCAGCCGGACCATCCGGAGGAACCGCCGCCGGGCGATTATGTGCTGATCGCCGTGACCGACACGGGCAGCGGCATGACGCCCGACGTGCGCGATCGCGCATTCGAGCCCTTTTTCACCACCAAGCCGGTCGGCAAGGGATCGGGCCTCGGCCTGCCGCAGGTGTTTGGCTTTGCCAAGCAGTCCGGCGGCGGGGTTGCGATCCAGACCGAAGTGGGCAAGGGCACGTCGGTGCGCGTCTATCTGCCACGTGCCGAGGAGCGGCGGCGCGAACCGCGTCCGCCCGCGCTCGAGCTCGGATCGGAACGGGGCGGGGAAGTGTGCGGCCGCCGCATCCTCGTCGTCGACGATGATCCCCCCGTGCGCGAGATCACCGCCACCATGTTGCGCACGATGGGCGCCGAGGTGCTCGAAGCGGGCAGCGGCGGCGCCGCGCTCGAACTGCTCGACCGCGATAGCGTGGATCTGCTGGTGATCGACTTCGCCATGCCCGGCATGAACGGGGCCGAGCTCGCCGCCGCCTGCAAGACGCGCTGGCCCGATCTGCCGACCTTGTTCGTGACCGGCTATGCCGATTTGCGGGCGATCGCCTCGGTCAGCGAGGAGCGCATCGTGCAGAAACCGTTCCGCGGCGGCGAATTGCAGCGCAAGGTGGGGCTGTTGCTGGCCGGGCGGGTGGGATGACCCCGTGTCCAACTCAGCGGGATGTAAGTCCTTCTACTCCTCTTCCGGATAAGGCCCCTTGCCGCCCTCGGCGATGAAGCGATCGATCCGCGCCGTCAGCACCGGCAGCGGTACCGATCCCAGCTCCAGCACCGCGTCATGGAAGGCGCGGATGTTGAACTTCGCCCCAAGCGCGGACTCGGCTTTCGCCCGCCCCTCGCGGATCGCCATCTCACCGAGATAGTAAGACAGCGCCTGCCCCGGCCACGAAATATAGCGGTCGACCTCGGTGGCGATTTCGTGATCCGACAAGGCGGTATTGTCGTGGAGGAAGGCCAGGGCCTGGTCGCGCGTCCAGCCTTTGTGATGAATGCCGGTATCGACCACCAGCCGCGCCGCGCGCCACATCTGGTAGCTCAGCATTCCGAACCGCTCATAAGGCGTCCGGTAGATCCCCATCTCGTCGCCGAGCCGCTCGCAATAGAGCGCCCAGCCTTCGCCATAAGCGGAAATGTACAGCGTCTGGCGGAATTTGGGGCTGGCCTTGTTCTCGCTCGCCAGCGGGATCTGGAAGGCATGGCCGGGCGCGCTTTCATGCAGGGTCAGTGCCGGCAATTGGTAGAGCGGGCGCGACGGCAGGTCGTAGGTATTGACCAGATATTCGCCCGGTCCGCCGCGCCCGGCGGTGTAGAATGGCGCGATATCGTCGGGCACGGGCACGATCCCGAAACGCCGCCGCGGCAGATGGCCGATATAGAGCCCGATCTTGCGATCCACCTCCTTGGCGGTCCACGCCGCGCGATCCAGCAATTCCTGCGGCGTCCTGGCGTAGAAGCGCGGATCGCTGCGCAGGAAGGTAAGGAAGGCGGGAAGATCGCCGGCAAAGCCGGTCTGCTTCATCACGGCCAGCATCTCGGCGTGGATTTTCGCGACTTCAGCCAGGCCGATGGCGTGGATCTGGTCGGCGCTCAGGTCGAGCGTGGCATAGGCCTTGATCTGGGCGGCATACCAGGCCTTCCCACCCGGCAGCGCCTCCGCCGCGAGCGTGGTGCGGCTATGCGGAATATAATCCTCGCGCAGATAGGCGAGCAGCGCGCGATAGGCCGGCAGCGCCTCGGTCTCGATCGCGCGCTTGGCCTCCTCCCGCAACGCCGCCTGCGTTGCCGCGGGGATCGAGGGCGGCATCGCCTTGAACGGCGTGTAGAGAAAGCTGTCCTCGGCCGCCTTGGCCGCCGCCGCCTGCGCCACCCCTTGGTCGCGGCCGGCGAGGGTGACGCGCGGCGGCGTGAAGCCGCGCGCCGCACCGGCCCGCATGTTGGCGATCTGCTCGGCGAAATAGGCGGGCAGCTCGTGCAGCTGGGTGACCCAATTGCGGTAATCCGCCTCGCTCTTGAACGAAGCCCGCGCGGTGTAGCCGAGGTCGCTCCAGAAGCTGCTGTCGGAATTGGCCGGCATTTCATAGTCGCGTGACGCCAGTGCCGCGATCCGGCTTTCCAGGTCGAAACGGTACACCGCATAATCCACCGCGGTCGGCGGCGAGAGGTCGGCTGGCCGGATCGCGTCGAGCTCGCTCAGCACCTGCCGCAAATAGGCGAGCCGCCGCGCCTGCGCCGTCGGCCGCACGTCCTGCAGATGCGGTGCGATCCGCTCGTCATCTTCGCCCCCGCCGCCATCGGCGCGGGCCCAGGCATATTCGCGCTCGCTGATCGCCTTGAACCGCGCATCGCCGGCAGGCGTGGCATAAGCCGGCAGCGCCGCGCCGAGGCAGAATAGCAGGACGGGCAGCAGCCTCATTCGTCTCTCCGGGCGCGCATGCGTTGCGGCCGATTGACTTGAAGCGGGCGGCGGCCCCAAGCGCAAGCCATGCGCTTCTTCTCCGACAATGCCGCCCCCGTACATCCCGCCGTGTTCGCCGCGATGGCGGCTGCCGATCAGGTCGACACGGCCTATGATGGCGATGCGCTCAGCCGCGGGCTCGACGCGCGCTTTTCCGAGCTGTTCGGGCGCGAGGTGACGGCCCTGTGGATACCGACCGGGACCGCCGCCAACGCGCTGGCGCTGGCCGCCCTCTGCCCGCCTTATGGGGGCATCCTGTGCCATCGCGATTCGCATATTCAGAATGACGAATGCGGCGCGCCCGAATTCTACACGCACGGCGCCAAGCTTATCCTGGCGGAAGGCGCAGGCGCCAAGCTGACGCCGGATTCGGTGCGGGCGGCGGCCGATGCCATCGCCAACGACGTCCATCGGGTCCAGCCGCACGCTTTATCGATCACCAATGCCACCGAATATGGCTGCGTCTACACGCCCGCCGAGGTGGCCGCGCTGGGTGCGCTGGCGCGGGAGCGCGGCTGGCGCTTCCACATGGATGGCGCCCGCTTCGCCAATGCGGTCGCGACGCTCGGCTGCACCCCCGCGGAGCTGACCTGCGACGCGGGGGTGGACGTGCTCAGCTTCGGCTTCGTCAAGAATGGCGGGCTGTCGGCCGAGGCATTGATCTTTTTCGACGATAGCCTGGCCGACGCCACCCGCCGCCGCCGCAAGCGCGCCGGGCACCTTTTGTCCAAGGGCCGTTACCTCGCCGCGCAGATTCACGCGATGCTAGACGGGGATTTGTGGCTGGAGACGGCGCGTGCCGCCAATGGCCACGCGCAGACGCTGGCCGCCGCCGCGGCCTCCCGCCTGATCGCGCCGGTGGAAGCTAACGAATTGTTCCTGCGCATGGCGCCGGAAGAGACCGCGCGGCTGCGCGCGCAGGGCTTCGATTTCTACGATTGGGCGGCCGGCGAAATCCGGCTGGTGACCCATTGGGCGAGCCCCGCGGACGAAGTGCAGGCGCTGGCGCGCGCGATCGCGGCGCTGTGAGCGGGGCGGCCCCGCTCGACAAGGGGACACAGGGGCGCATCGCGCTGCCCTTCGCCGTCGTCACCCTGATCTGGGGTTCGACCTGGCTTGCGATCCATAGCCAGTTCGGGCCGGTCTCGACGCAATGGTCGGTGTGCTACCGTTTCGCCGTCGGCGGCCTTGCCATGTTCGCGGTGGCGGCGGCGACGAAGGCGCCGCTGCGCATGAACGCCACCGGCCATGGCGTCGCGCTCGTGCTCGGCATCGCCACCTTCATGATCAATTATAATCTGGTCTATGCCGCCGAACTCCACATCACCTCGGGCTTGGTGGCGGTTTTGTTCTCGCTGCTCGTGCCGCTCAACGCCATCTTCGCGCGCATCTTCCTGAAGCAGCAATTGTCGCGTCCCTTCCTGCTGGGATCGGGCGTCGCGATGCTGGGCGTGGCGCTCTTGTTCATCCACGAGTGGCGCGCGACCGACCGCAGCCCGCACGATGTCCTGATCGGCATCGTCTTCACCCTCATCGCGGTCACCACGGCATCGGTCGGCAATGTCTTCCAGGGCAGCGCCCGTGCCCGCGCCACCGCCATGCCGACCCTGCTCGCCTGGGGTATGAGCTGGGGCGCATTGCTCGATGCCCTGTTCGCGTGGGTCACGTCGGGCCCGCCGACCTTCGATCTCCGCCCGTCCTATATTGCCGGCCTGCTCTACCTCGGCATCATCGCCTCGGCGCTTGCCTTCACGCTATATTTCAACCTGATCCGCCGCATCGGCGCCGCGCGCGGTGGCTATGTCAACGTCCTCATCCCGGTGATCGCGATGGGTTTCTCGACTTTGTTCGAGCGTTACCGCTGGTCGGTGGAGGCCGCGATCGGCGGTGCCCTTGTGCTGATCGGGCTTGTACTGGCAATGCGGGCGCGCGGCGACGCGGCCGCGCCGAGGCGATGATCCCATGAGTCAGTTCGATCTTACCGAAGACCAGCTTGCCATCCAGGAGATGGCGCAGCGTTTCACCGCCGACGCGATCACGCCGCATGCAGCGGAGTGGGACGAGCACCATCATTTCCCGCGCGACGTGGTCAAGGCGGCGGCCGAGCTCGGCTTCGGCGCGATCTACGTCTCGGAAGGATCGGGCGGGATCGGCCTTGGGCGACTGGAAGCTGCACTGATCATGGAAGCGATGGCCTATGGCTGTCCCTCGACCTCCGCCTTCATCTCGATCCACAATATGGCGTCGTGGATGATCGACACGTTCGGCTCGGCCGAACTGAAGACGCGATATCTGCCCGACATGGTCGCCTGCGAGCGGCTCGGCTCTTATTGCCTGACCGAGCCCGGCTCGGGTTCGGACGCCGCCGCGCTCAAGACCAAGGCTGTGCGCGACGGCGATCATTATGTCGTCAGCGGCTCCAAGGCGTTCATCTCGGGCGCTGGCGAGAATGAGATCTACGTCACCATGGTCCGCACTGGCGGCGAGGGCGCCAAGGGCATTTCCTGCCTGGTGATCGAAAAGGACATGGCCGGCGTCAGCTTCGGCGCCAACGAAAAGAAGCTCGGCTGGCGCTCGCAGCCGACGCGGCAGGTGAATTTCGACAATGTCCGCGTGCCCGTCGAGAATCTCGTCGGCGCAGAGGGAGAAGGCTTCAAGATCGCAATGTCCGGCCTCGACGGCGGACGCCTCAATATCGGCGCCTGCTCGCTCGGCGGAGCGCAGCGCTGCCTCGACGAAGCGATCGCCTATACGCGCGACCGGCGCCAGTTCGGCCAGCGCATCGTCGATTTCCAGGCGACCCAATTCACGCTCGCCGACATGGAAACCGAGCTGCAGGCGGCGCGCACCCTGCTTTACGCGGCGGCGGCCAAGGTCACCGCCGGTGCGCCGGACAAGACCAAGTTCGCGGCGATGGCCAAACGGCTTGCGACCGACACCGGCAGCGCGGTGGTCGACCGCGCGCTCCAGCTGCATGGCGGCTATGGCTATCTCCAGGATTATCCGGTCGAACGCTTCTTCCGCGATTTGCGCGTCCACCGCATCCTCGAAGGCACCAACGAGATCATGCGCGTGATCATCGCGCGCGAATTGCTGCGGCAATGATCCTTCGAGAGGCCGCTTCGACAAGCTCAGCGGCTGCTCAGGATGGGCGCTTATTTTTTCCACGCTCATCCTGAGTAGGGGCTGAGCTCGTCGAAGACCCGTATCGAAGGACGTCAATGACCATAGAAGTCCTCGCTTTCACCGAAGGGAAGGTCGGTCGCCTGCAGCTCAACCGGCCCAAGGCGATCCATGCGCTCAACGAGGCGATGTGCCGCACCATGATCGACGCGCTCGTGCCGTGGCGTATCGACCCTGCGGTCGAGCTGATCCTGCTCGATCATGCAGAAGGGCGGGGCTTTTGCGCGGGGGGCGACGTGCGCGCGGTGGCGGCGAGCGCCAAGGGTGACGGGACCCTGGCGCGCGCTTTCTTCCACACCGAATATCAGCTCAACCATCTGCTCTTTACCTATGCCAAGCCGATAGTGAGCTTCCTCGACGGCATCGTGA
It includes:
- a CDS encoding efflux RND transporter periplasmic adaptor subunit; translation: MVAALCVAGCAEKKPPPPPTPEAGYIEVKAQSVPLMIELPGRTAAFETSEVRPQVSGVVQARLFTEGAIVHQGQTLYQIDPSLYRAAANQAQANLRSAEASREAAAARAARYKPLAAMQAVAQQDYTDAVATSRQAAAAVAQNAAALETARINLRFTRVPAPITGRIGRSLFTTGALVTAAQTDPLTTIQRLDPIYVDIQQSSADLIALRQSLASGGTVASSAVVHLKLEDGSAYPYAGRVQFAEEMVDPSTGAVTLRARFPNPQGLLLPGMYVRATFSQATTRQGILVPQAGITRNPQGKATVMLVGPGNKAVTRNVETAQTVGANWLVTSGLKPGDRVIVEGLSKVKPGKPIRPVPAGSKPLPPPGGNKGARSDSSSSGG
- a CDS encoding acyl-CoA dehydrogenase family protein, with protein sequence MSQFDLTEDQLAIQEMAQRFTADAITPHAAEWDEHHHFPRDVVKAAAELGFGAIYVSEGSGGIGLGRLEAALIMEAMAYGCPSTSAFISIHNMASWMIDTFGSAELKTRYLPDMVACERLGSYCLTEPGSGSDAAALKTKAVRDGDHYVVSGSKAFISGAGENEIYVTMVRTGGEGAKGISCLVIEKDMAGVSFGANEKKLGWRSQPTRQVNFDNVRVPVENLVGAEGEGFKIAMSGLDGGRLNIGACSLGGAQRCLDEAIAYTRDRRQFGQRIVDFQATQFTLADMETELQAARTLLYAAAAKVTAGAPDKTKFAAMAKRLATDTGSAVVDRALQLHGGYGYLQDYPVERFFRDLRVHRILEGTNEIMRVIIARELLRQ
- a CDS encoding DMT family transporter; translation: MSGAAPLDKGTQGRIALPFAVVTLIWGSTWLAIHSQFGPVSTQWSVCYRFAVGGLAMFAVAAATKAPLRMNATGHGVALVLGIATFMINYNLVYAAELHITSGLVAVLFSLLVPLNAIFARIFLKQQLSRPFLLGSGVAMLGVALLFIHEWRATDRSPHDVLIGIVFTLIAVTTASVGNVFQGSARARATAMPTLLAWGMSWGALLDALFAWVTSGPPTFDLRPSYIAGLLYLGIIASALAFTLYFNLIRRIGAARGGYVNVLIPVIAMGFSTLFERYRWSVEAAIGGALVLIGLVLAMRARGDAAAPRR
- a CDS encoding threonine aldolase family protein, coding for MRFFSDNAAPVHPAVFAAMAAADQVDTAYDGDALSRGLDARFSELFGREVTALWIPTGTAANALALAALCPPYGGILCHRDSHIQNDECGAPEFYTHGAKLILAEGAGAKLTPDSVRAAADAIANDVHRVQPHALSITNATEYGCVYTPAEVAALGALARERGWRFHMDGARFANAVATLGCTPAELTCDAGVDVLSFGFVKNGGLSAEALIFFDDSLADATRRRRKRAGHLLSKGRYLAAQIHAMLDGDLWLETARAANGHAQTLAAAAASRLIAPVEANELFLRMAPEETARLRAQGFDFYDWAAGEIRLVTHWASPADEVQALARAIAAL
- a CDS encoding DUF885 domain-containing protein; the protein is MRLLPVLLFCLGAALPAYATPAGDARFKAISEREYAWARADGGGGEDDERIAPHLQDVRPTAQARRLAYLRQVLSELDAIRPADLSPPTAVDYAVYRFDLESRIAALASRDYEMPANSDSSFWSDLGYTARASFKSEADYRNWVTQLHELPAYFAEQIANMRAGAARGFTPPRVTLAGRDQGVAQAAAAKAAEDSFLYTPFKAMPPSIPAATQAALREEAKRAIETEALPAYRALLAYLREDYIPHSRTTLAAEALPGGKAWYAAQIKAYATLDLSADQIHAIGLAEVAKIHAEMLAVMKQTGFAGDLPAFLTFLRSDPRFYARTPQELLDRAAWTAKEVDRKIGLYIGHLPRRRFGIVPVPDDIAPFYTAGRGGPGEYLVNTYDLPSRPLYQLPALTLHESAPGHAFQIPLASENKASPKFRQTLYISAYGEGWALYCERLGDEMGIYRTPYERFGMLSYQMWRAARLVVDTGIHHKGWTRDQALAFLHDNTALSDHEIATEVDRYISWPGQALSYYLGEMAIREGRAKAESALGAKFNIRAFHDAVLELGSVPLPVLTARIDRFIAEGGKGPYPEEE
- a CDS encoding PAS domain-containing protein, coding for MAGNVDALHAEPAETLAELIAAHDWAATALGAPGQWPGPLRDAVALMLASPLPMVLFWGPELTAIYNDAYALAIGDRHPASLGRAAADKWAHVWDRIGPVLASVRDTGRPVMTRDALFPTRRDGVMREALLDIAYSAVRDADNSPGGVLCIVYEMTDRARAVDAANAERERLAQMFEQAPSFMALLREPGHVYEFANHAYQELVHHRAIIGQSVATALPEVVAQGFIAILDQVADTRQPYTGRSVPVTLHPTPGVEDRRVVDLIFQPVVAADGALTGIFVEGSDVTERARVETQLALSESTLGLAVEMGEIGTWDLDLLTDTLLWSDRTKAMFGISPGVPCTMADFHDGLHPEDREATLAAFAAALDPERRAAYDVEYRTIGKEDGVIRWVAAKGRGLFEDGEGRCVRAVGTVLDITGRKTVQEELRESEARFRTLADSAPALIWMCDDKGALVFANRWHEETFGRPTAELMDGGWQSIIHPHDQAGFIADFDQAFLSRAPFSRDVRVIDRHGVTRWLHSEARPRKVDGVFVGYVGCDVDITEVHLASEILEKGIAERTQELAATNRQLSAQIEERERVEATLRQMQRLEAIGQLTSGVAHDFNNLLTVVLGNVDLVARAAADAKLDERTRQRLGYMRTAAERGATLTAQLLAFSRRQRLEARPIDLNDTVAGMRDLLQSSMGGAVRLDTRLRPDLWPALVDPTQIELIILNLAINARDAMEVGGSLTVSTDNITLGQPDHPEEPPPGDYVLIAVTDTGSGMTPDVRDRAFEPFFTTKPVGKGSGLGLPQVFGFAKQSGGGVAIQTEVGKGTSVRVYLPRAEERRREPRPPALELGSERGGEVCGRRILVVDDDPPVREITATMLRTMGAEVLEAGSGGAALELLDRDSVDLLVIDFAMPGMNGAELAAACKTRWPDLPTLFVTGYADLRAIASVSEERIVQKPFRGGELQRKVGLLLAGRVG